In Aegilops tauschii subsp. strangulata cultivar AL8/78 chromosome 3, Aet v6.0, whole genome shotgun sequence, one genomic interval encodes:
- the LOC109771296 gene encoding agamous-like MADS-box protein AGL61, whose amino-acid sequence MILSAVLRSLLKKDAWHVCFSKHKWGLFTKASTSTLTMLSGAQVGAVIFSPGCKAFSFGHSSFDTVVNHVMTGDGAELQGSATDNALQTLHRQHGEMRTELAERKK is encoded by the coding sequence ATGATTCTCAGTGCAGTCCTCCGCTCGCTCCTCAAGAAGGACGCCTGGCATGTGTGCTTTTCCAAGCACAAGTGGGGGCTGTTCACCAAGGCCAGCACGAGCACGTTGACCATGCTTTCCGGTGCCCAAGTGGGCGCTGTCATCTTCTCGCCTGGCTGCAAGGCGTTCTCCTTCGGCCATTCATCCTTCGACACCGTCGTCAACCACGTCATGACGGGGGACGGTGCTGAGCTTCAGGGCTCCGCCACCGACAACGCGTTGCAGACGCTACACCGGCAGCATGGCGAGATGCGTACAGAGCTGGCGGAGAGGAAGAAGTAG